The Brevundimonas sp. SORGH_AS_0993 genome segment GGCGCGGACGCCTTCGATCACAGGCGCAACCCGGTCGATCTCATCGGCCTCGTCGACCGGCCGTGCCCCCGGCCGCGTGCTCTCGCCGCCGATGTCCAGCACGTCCGCCCCGTCCGCGACCAGCCGCATCGCCTGATCGATCGCGCCTTGCGTCGAGGCCCACCGCCCTCCGTCAGAGAAGCTGTCGGGCGTGACGTTGACGATGCCCATCACCTGCGACAAGGCGGCCGTCCGCGCGGTTTGACTTTCATGAGGCATGCGACCAGCCTGTAACCGTGATCGCGCATTTCGTCAGCCAGGCTCGACGCCTTTCCCACGCAGGCCGCCTCGTCGCAGGCGCCTGACCCGGAACGGCCGCGCGCCTTTCGCCCCGTTCCGGGCATCGATCCAATCCTTGAAAACATCCGGCGCCCCGCCGACGCGAAACTGCGCGCGGGCGTTTCCGATCCAGCGAAAGACACGCCATGCCGCACTCCGCCACTCCACCCGTCCGTCCCGACATCTTCCTCAGCGTCGATGACTTCGACGTCCTGTCCCGCCTGGTGGGCGATATGCCCGGCGAGGGCGTCGCGGGACTGCTGCAACAGGAGCTGGACCGCGCCATCGTCTGCGCGCCTGCCGACCTTCCCTCCGGGGCCGCCCCGCTGAACCGCTGGCTGCACTATGTCGACAGCCGCTCCCCCGAACCCCGCCGCATCCAGATCGTCCTGCCGCACCAGGCCGACATCGACGCGGGCAGGGTTTCGGTCCTGTCGCACGTCGGGGCGGGCCTGATCGGCCTGGTCGAAGGCAGCACCATCGCCTGGAGCGACCCCTCGGGCGCAGAGCGCCGCCTGACGCCGGTCATGATCGAAGACCCCGAGCATCCGGCCGACGTCTGAACGGCGGGCGCCGCCGACAATGAA includes the following:
- a CDS encoding GreA/GreB family elongation factor gives rise to the protein MPHSATPPVRPDIFLSVDDFDVLSRLVGDMPGEGVAGLLQQELDRAIVCAPADLPSGAAPLNRWLHYVDSRSPEPRRIQIVLPHQADIDAGRVSVLSHVGAGLIGLVEGSTIAWSDPSGAERRLTPVMIEDPEHPADV